The following coding sequences lie in one Alloacidobacterium dinghuense genomic window:
- the lpxK gene encoding tetraacyldisaccharide 4'-kinase codes for MTRRLLFPLNPIYAAAVGAKNAAFDKGLVRARRLLWSVISVGNISVGGSGKTPFVIALARLLKQHGVYVDVLSRGYGRNSDAVEQVDPTGDVERFGDEPVLIAQSANVPVYVGARRYAAGLLAENILGNKGIHLLDDGFQHRRLARAVDIVVMHRSDLQEKLLPSGNLRESLGSLHRASVLVLREEDVDLEQELKRRGIEKPVWFVKRSIILPENLGKAVAFCGIGRPDEFFHSLQKLEGKIVARSTFGDHHRYSEGDVQQLIRMAQAQRAEAFLTTEKDLVRLSPTQRTMMASVVPLKVAKLVTAVHDEASVLQSLEGLLPPNFAHSL; via the coding sequence ATGACGCGCCGCCTGCTATTTCCGCTCAATCCCATCTATGCGGCGGCTGTCGGGGCAAAGAATGCTGCTTTTGACAAAGGACTCGTCAGGGCGCGGCGTCTTCTATGGTCAGTGATCAGCGTCGGCAACATTTCTGTTGGAGGCTCTGGCAAAACGCCATTTGTCATCGCTCTTGCGAGGTTGCTGAAGCAACATGGCGTGTATGTCGATGTGCTGTCACGCGGCTACGGCCGCAACTCGGATGCAGTGGAACAGGTTGACCCGACTGGAGACGTGGAGCGCTTTGGTGATGAACCGGTCCTCATCGCGCAGTCCGCGAATGTGCCTGTCTACGTTGGAGCAAGGCGCTATGCAGCCGGGCTCCTTGCGGAAAACATTTTGGGGAATAAGGGGATACACCTGCTCGACGATGGATTTCAGCATCGCAGGCTGGCAAGAGCAGTCGATATCGTCGTCATGCATCGCAGTGATCTTCAGGAAAAGCTATTGCCTTCAGGGAATCTGCGCGAGTCGCTCGGCTCATTACACCGCGCGTCAGTTCTCGTTCTGCGAGAGGAGGATGTTGATCTGGAGCAGGAGTTGAAGCGGCGTGGCATCGAGAAGCCTGTCTGGTTCGTCAAGCGGTCGATCATCCTTCCAGAGAATCTCGGAAAGGCTGTCGCTTTCTGCGGAATAGGCCGGCCTGATGAGTTCTTTCACTCCTTACAGAAGTTGGAGGGAAAGATCGTCGCAAGAAGCACCTTCGGCGATCATCATCGCTACAGTGAGGGCGATGTGCAACAACTTATTCGAATGGCACAGGCACAGAGAGCGGAGGCATTTCTTACCACAGAGAAAGATCTTGTGCGCTTGTCTCCAACTCAGAGAACGATGATGGCGTCAGTTGTGCCGCTCAAGGTTGCGAAATTGGTGACTGCTGTGCACGACGAAGCTTCTGTACTGCAAAGTCTTGAGGGACTGTTGCCACCCAACTTTGCACATTCTCTGTGA
- a CDS encoding 7-carboxy-7-deazaguanine synthase QueE produces the protein MYLIEIYKSVQGESSFAGRPCIFVRLAGCNLRCSWCDSEYTFKGGYKLSEDEIVAEVEKLAPVKLIEFTGGEPLLQERELVPLMERLLASGYELMIETSGERALDRVPVGVHKIVDVKCPGSGEGGSFRLSNLEFLTKGDEVKFVITDRVDYEFARNFVRQHALEACVRSLLLSPAFHKAPSTMRSTENCMLDPRELVEWMLADGVDARLSLQIHKYIWEPQKKGV, from the coding sequence GTGTATCTGATTGAAATTTACAAATCAGTTCAAGGGGAATCAAGCTTTGCTGGTCGTCCCTGTATCTTCGTGCGTCTAGCAGGTTGTAACTTGCGCTGTTCCTGGTGCGACTCGGAATATACCTTCAAGGGCGGTTACAAACTCTCGGAAGACGAGATCGTGGCAGAGGTTGAGAAACTAGCTCCGGTGAAGCTGATCGAGTTTACCGGGGGCGAGCCTTTACTGCAGGAGCGCGAATTGGTTCCACTGATGGAACGATTGCTGGCCTCTGGATACGAGTTGATGATCGAAACCAGCGGTGAGCGGGCATTGGATCGCGTTCCTGTTGGCGTACATAAGATTGTTGATGTGAAATGCCCAGGATCAGGTGAGGGCGGTAGCTTTCGCTTAAGCAACCTCGAGTTCTTGACGAAGGGTGACGAGGTCAAATTCGTCATCACTGATCGTGTCGACTATGAGTTCGCTCGCAATTTCGTTCGACAGCATGCGCTTGAGGCCTGCGTTAGAAGTCTCTTGTTATCCCCCGCCTTCCACAAAGCGCCGTCGACAATGCGCAGCACGGAGAACTGCATGCTAGATCCGCGCGAGTTGGTGGAGTGGATGCTTGCGGATGGTGTGGATGCTCGGCTGAGTCTGCAGATTCACAAGTACATTTGGGAGCCGCAGAAAAAGGGCGTTTAG
- a CDS encoding 3-deoxy-D-manno-octulosonic acid transferase → MLLFYSLALALVIILGAPYWLFRMATSGKYREGLGERLGFVPKRLISRFSGPIIWVHAVSVGELLAATRMIEDLKRTLPGWRIVVSTTTRTGQTLARERFGVENVFYFPLDFAFAVRAYVRRLKPRLLVLMETEFWPRLLFECNRSGVHVAVVNARISDRSWPRYLRLRFLWKRLLGSLRIVLAQSESDVDRLRTIGAANVRYGGNLKYDIHVADPAAVTQALAQRIVAGSKVLVCGSTLEGEETILLDAVPSDVLLILAPRHPERFDSVKRLLESCDKPWVQRTQWMNAQTPLSAPTIFLLDSIGELASIYSLATVAFVGGSLVSGGGHNPLEAAQFRVPVVMGPNYQNFRTIVDVLRAQDAIRIVQPTEIGNELNVLLSDELATKAIGERAHAVFSAEAGATARAVDALTEIVSERP, encoded by the coding sequence ATGCTGCTTTTCTACAGCCTTGCCCTCGCTCTTGTGATCATTCTGGGTGCGCCCTACTGGCTCTTCCGCATGGCAACCAGCGGAAAATACCGTGAAGGGCTGGGAGAAAGGCTTGGATTCGTTCCGAAACGCCTCATCAGCCGCTTTAGCGGCCCAATCATCTGGGTGCATGCAGTTTCGGTGGGCGAACTGTTAGCAGCTACGCGCATGATCGAAGACCTGAAGAGAACTCTGCCCGGATGGCGCATTGTTGTGTCGACAACGACACGTACCGGTCAAACACTGGCGCGCGAGCGTTTCGGGGTGGAAAACGTCTTTTACTTTCCACTGGATTTTGCCTTCGCGGTGCGCGCATACGTGCGCAGGCTGAAGCCGCGGCTGCTTGTCCTCATGGAAACGGAGTTCTGGCCTCGCCTGCTTTTTGAGTGCAATCGTTCAGGCGTTCACGTCGCGGTGGTGAATGCGCGTATCTCGGATCGGTCCTGGCCTCGATATTTGCGATTGCGCTTTCTGTGGAAGCGGCTGCTCGGCAGTCTCAGAATAGTTCTAGCCCAGAGCGAATCTGATGTCGATCGGTTGCGGACAATTGGTGCCGCGAATGTTCGCTATGGTGGCAACTTGAAATACGACATTCATGTCGCTGATCCAGCCGCAGTTACACAGGCTTTGGCGCAACGGATCGTTGCTGGATCGAAAGTGCTGGTGTGCGGAAGTACGCTCGAAGGTGAGGAAACCATACTGCTCGATGCTGTTCCGTCTGATGTCCTGCTGATTCTTGCGCCACGTCACCCTGAGCGGTTTGACTCCGTAAAGCGATTGCTGGAAAGCTGTGACAAACCTTGGGTGCAGCGAACGCAATGGATGAACGCGCAAACCCCACTCTCTGCTCCCACAATCTTCCTGCTCGATTCGATCGGCGAGTTAGCCTCGATCTATTCGCTGGCAACCGTTGCATTCGTTGGCGGGAGCCTGGTTTCTGGCGGCGGCCACAATCCGCTTGAAGCGGCGCAGTTCCGGGTTCCGGTAGTGATGGGACCGAACTATCAAAATTTTCGGACAATCGTAGATGTTCTACGGGCGCAAGATGCCATTCGTATCGTGCAACCCACCGAAATCGGAAATGAGTTGAACGTACTATTGTCCGATGAATTGGCTACCAAAGCCATCGGGGAGCGGGCCCATGCTGTATTTTCAGCAGAGGCTGGTGCGACCGCGCGTGCTGTTGACGCGCTGACCGAGATTGTAAGTGAGCGACCATGA
- a CDS encoding glycosyltransferase family 9 protein, with protein sequence MPTESQQLRVLIVRLGAMGDILHALPAVTALRARHPEWFIGWAVEPQWRGLLAGEGADVRGAAMPLVDALHIVLAKDWARRPLSPSTIEQIRQTRRELRAARYDICLDLQGAVRSAVLGKWAHPRRLLGEDKPREWAARYLFDEHIATQGTHVIEQAVEVANAVTRENLPLMLPCLPVSERAERNCNTKLAAFGGKPFVILNPGAGWGAKRWPTERFGEVARTCADKGYGAVINSGPGEEMLAAEVCSASGNTAMSLSPTLDELIALTRRASLVIAGDTGPLHLASALGKPVVGIFGPTDPARNGPFGGKFRILRHPESKRDHTRRAEPEAGLLTISAAEVSSAAMELLEDVR encoded by the coding sequence TTGCCAACAGAAAGTCAGCAGTTACGAGTGCTCATTGTGCGGCTGGGCGCAATGGGCGACATTCTCCATGCCCTGCCTGCAGTTACAGCCTTGCGTGCAAGGCACCCCGAGTGGTTCATTGGTTGGGCAGTGGAGCCGCAGTGGCGTGGATTGTTGGCTGGAGAAGGTGCTGACGTCAGAGGGGCGGCAATGCCACTCGTCGATGCGCTTCACATCGTACTGGCCAAAGATTGGGCGCGACGGCCGCTAAGTCCCAGTACTATAGAGCAGATTCGTCAGACACGCCGCGAACTACGTGCTGCACGATACGACATCTGCCTTGACCTGCAGGGGGCTGTGCGCTCCGCTGTGCTCGGAAAATGGGCGCATCCGCGGCGGCTTTTAGGAGAAGATAAGCCGCGTGAATGGGCTGCGCGGTATCTTTTTGACGAACATATTGCAACACAGGGGACACATGTGATCGAGCAAGCCGTTGAAGTGGCAAATGCCGTCACTCGTGAGAATTTGCCGCTCATGTTGCCCTGTCTGCCGGTAAGTGAAAGGGCCGAGCGAAACTGCAACACAAAGCTTGCGGCATTCGGGGGTAAGCCGTTCGTTATTCTGAATCCGGGAGCCGGATGGGGAGCGAAGCGATGGCCCACTGAACGTTTTGGTGAGGTGGCTCGCACTTGTGCCGACAAGGGATATGGCGCAGTAATCAATTCCGGACCAGGGGAGGAAATGCTGGCCGCAGAAGTGTGCTCTGCGAGCGGAAATACTGCCATGAGTCTTTCTCCGACGCTCGACGAACTGATTGCTCTCACGCGTCGCGCGTCATTGGTGATTGCAGGCGACACAGGACCACTGCATCTGGCGTCGGCGTTGGGTAAGCCCGTCGTCGGTATCTTTGGCCCTACGGACCCCGCCCGGAACGGGCCGTTCGGGGGAAAGTTTCGGATTCTGCGGCATCCTGAGAGCAAGCGCGATCACACTCGCCGCGCCGAGCCGGAAGCCGGTCTGCTGACGATCTCAGCTGCTGAAGTTTCGAGTGCTGCAATGGAGCTCTTAGAAGATGTCCGCTGA
- a CDS encoding methyltransferase family protein, translating to MSADWSMVARRIRVPMGFVFAGVYIWLARPTLLSMAWSLLLVAPGLWLRGYAAGYVKKNAELTMTGPYSYTRNPLYLGSMLIAFGFAAASKSIVIVLLLAALFAIIYIPVIRSEEEFLRSKFADFDTYAARVPRLIPRVTPARVGGSIGSEIERGSFSFPLYRKHREYNALMGATAIYAVLALRVFFKH from the coding sequence ATGTCCGCTGACTGGAGTATGGTTGCGCGGCGTATTCGCGTGCCTATGGGCTTTGTCTTTGCCGGCGTCTACATCTGGCTGGCGCGCCCCACGCTTCTATCTATGGCATGGAGCCTGCTGCTGGTAGCGCCCGGCCTGTGGCTGCGCGGCTATGCAGCTGGATATGTGAAGAAGAACGCTGAGTTGACGATGACCGGACCTTACTCGTACACGCGCAATCCGTTATATCTGGGCTCGATGTTGATCGCGTTTGGATTTGCAGCTGCATCTAAAAGTATTGTGATTGTGCTCTTGCTGGCTGCGCTTTTTGCGATTATCTACATTCCCGTGATTCGATCGGAAGAGGAGTTTCTGCGATCAAAATTCGCAGATTTTGATACGTATGCAGCACGCGTTCCACGTCTGATACCACGCGTGACCCCCGCTCGTGTCGGAGGCAGCATCGGTTCCGAAATAGAGCGAGGTAGTTTTTCTTTCCCGCTGTACCGCAAGCACCGCGAGTACAATGCACTCATGGGTGCGACGGCCATATATGCTGTGCTCGCCCTCAGAGTTTTTTTCAAGCATTAG